One genomic segment of Gemmatimonadota bacterium includes these proteins:
- a CDS encoding cyclomaltodextrinase N-terminal domain-containing protein, which translates to MRQLRSYTVRRLFAAVLIAGAAGPAGAQPVVTKVEPPDWWVGHSINPVRLLVRGRGFEGARVTCGALRCANVRVSATGTNLFVDVTVPPATTPGAYPVTVRTGAGSVPFEFAVHAPLARTGRFQGIGPSDVLYLIMPDRFANGDPANDDPARSRGLHRRDDMRFYHGGDLEGVRQRLPYLKSLGVTAVWLTPIQDNVDTIAHRGRPAWGPNGYTDYHGYGPTDLYAVDEHFGDLATYRRLVEEAHALGMKVVMDLVANHTGPEHVWAQDPPTPTWFAGTPAQHLPNNWRVESLADPHGAAAVQDSTLRGWFAGILPDFDQRDPEVERYLIQQTLWWAGKTGLDAIRQDTWPYVPRSFWTPWMAAIKREYPQMTVVGEVLQWDPALVAFFEGSKTGFDGIRTGVDQLFDFPVQGVMRRAFMRGGPVRELAQMLARDRLYDHPERLVTVSDNHDMARLMDGPGATVDGLLMAYTFLFTTRGIPQLYYGDELGLGGGEDPDNRRDFPGGWSGDARNAFEASGRTADEQRIFVHLQSLARLRRERPELASVRTEQLLVQEQQLVYRRGRTLVVINNASAPITLRVPGLGATGPAVIGGCGPVTREGADGVVVVTARTACGY; encoded by the coding sequence GGGGCACTCCATCAATCCGGTGCGCCTGCTCGTGCGCGGCCGCGGGTTCGAGGGCGCGCGCGTGACCTGCGGCGCGCTCCGCTGCGCGAACGTGCGCGTGAGCGCGACGGGCACCAACCTCTTCGTCGACGTCACCGTGCCGCCGGCCACGACGCCGGGGGCGTATCCGGTCACCGTCCGCACGGGGGCGGGGAGCGTGCCATTCGAGTTCGCGGTGCACGCGCCACTCGCGCGCACCGGGCGCTTCCAGGGGATCGGGCCGAGCGACGTGCTCTACCTGATCATGCCCGACCGCTTCGCGAACGGCGATCCCGCGAACGACGATCCGGCCCGCTCGCGCGGGCTCCATCGCCGCGACGACATGCGCTTCTACCACGGCGGCGACCTCGAAGGGGTGCGGCAGCGCCTGCCGTACCTCAAGTCGCTCGGCGTGACCGCCGTCTGGCTCACGCCGATCCAGGACAACGTCGACACGATCGCGCATCGGGGGCGCCCCGCGTGGGGCCCCAACGGCTACACCGACTATCACGGCTACGGCCCCACCGACCTCTATGCCGTGGATGAGCACTTCGGCGACCTCGCGACGTATCGTCGCCTTGTGGAGGAGGCGCACGCGCTGGGGATGAAGGTCGTGATGGACCTCGTCGCGAACCATACCGGGCCCGAGCACGTGTGGGCGCAGGATCCGCCGACGCCGACCTGGTTCGCGGGGACGCCGGCGCAGCACCTGCCCAACAACTGGCGCGTCGAGTCCCTCGCCGATCCGCACGGGGCCGCGGCGGTGCAGGACTCCACGCTGCGGGGCTGGTTCGCCGGGATCCTCCCCGACTTCGACCAGCGCGATCCCGAGGTCGAGCGGTATCTCATCCAGCAGACGCTCTGGTGGGCCGGGAAGACCGGCCTCGACGCGATCCGGCAGGACACGTGGCCGTACGTCCCGCGCAGCTTCTGGACGCCCTGGATGGCCGCGATCAAGCGCGAGTACCCGCAGATGACCGTCGTGGGCGAGGTGCTGCAGTGGGACCCGGCGCTCGTCGCGTTCTTCGAAGGGAGCAAGACCGGTTTCGACGGGATCCGCACGGGCGTCGACCAGCTGTTCGACTTCCCGGTGCAGGGCGTGATGCGGCGCGCGTTCATGCGCGGCGGTCCGGTGCGCGAGCTCGCGCAGATGCTCGCGCGCGACCGGCTCTACGACCATCCCGAGCGACTCGTGACGGTGTCGGACAATCACGACATGGCGCGCCTGATGGACGGTCCGGGCGCGACGGTCGACGGCCTGCTGATGGCCTACACCTTCCTCTTCACCACGCGCGGGATCCCGCAGCTGTACTATGGCGACGAGCTCGGGCTGGGCGGCGGGGAGGATCCGGACAATCGGCGCGACTTCCCCGGCGGGTGGAGCGGCGACGCGCGGAACGCGTTCGAGGCGAGCGGCCGCACCGCGGACGAGCAGCGCATCTTCGTGCATCTCCAGTCCCTCGCGCGCCTGCGGCGCGAGCGGCCGGAACTCGCGTCGGTCCGCACCGAGCAGTTGCTCGTGCAGGAGCAGCAGCTCGTCTATCGGCGAGGACGGACGCTGGTCGTGATCAACAACGCGTCCGCACCGATCACGTTGCGGGTGCCGGGACTCGGCGCGACGGGGCCGGCGGTGATCGGCGGGTGCGGTCCGGTGACGCGGGAGGGCGCGGACGGCGTCGTCGTCGTGACGGCGAGGACGGCCTGCGGGTACTGA
- a CDS encoding DUF4377 domain-containing protein, producing MRIARMVLVVLLAGCAPERGVMPRLVETVFVSHLTVPCMGVGPMTCLQVRLDQNAEWTLFYGGIEGFLPEPGYAYAIEVEIIRRSSPIPADASDRRYRLRRIIWRALPEGAADRIG from the coding sequence ATGCGAATCGCCCGGATGGTCCTTGTCGTGCTGTTAGCGGGCTGCGCGCCGGAGCGCGGCGTGATGCCGCGCCTCGTCGAGACCGTGTTCGTGTCGCACCTGACCGTGCCTTGCATGGGCGTCGGGCCCATGACCTGCCTGCAGGTCCGGCTTGACCAGAACGCCGAGTGGACGCTCTTCTACGGCGGGATCGAAGGGTTCCTCCCGGAACCCGGGTACGCGTACGCGATCGAGGTGGAGATCATCCGCCGCTCCTCGCCGATCCCTGCCGATGCGTCGGACCGTCGGTACCGACTGCGCCGCATCATCTGGCGAGCGCTGCCCGAAGGCGCCGCCGACCGCATCGGCTGA
- a CDS encoding cyclomaltodextrinase N-terminal domain-containing protein produces the protein MTTHRTLRAAFAALALALSSAGITGPLAAQAGGPAPVVEKVDPPSWWVPSTVNPVRVMIRGKHLAGATLACGRLTCTNLKVNAAGTYVFADVRIPGTASPGKYPLTLRTAAGTADASFEITAPLPRRGRFQGFGSDDVFYLVMPDRFANGDPSNDDPARSAGMHDRRQPKYYHGGDLRGIRQRLPYLKSLGITALWLNPVYDNIDRISRIETPAGQADYHGYGAVDFYGVEEHVGDLAEYRALVDDAHALGIKVVADMVANHTGPYHPWAQDPPTPTWLHGTPENHPNNTWQTWSIADPYASPEVTRETMDGWFVNILPDLNQDDPEVARYITQNTLWWVAMTGMDGIRQDTWPYVPRRFWRPWMAAIKREFPALRVVGEVYDGDPAILAFHQGGVTQWDGIDAGVDALFDFPLFYPIRGAFAEGRSVRGLAETLAKDRLYKDPSSLVTFLGLHDVSRFMGERGATIAGLKLAYTFLLTTRGAPLLYYGDEIALEGGNDPENRRDFPGGWREDARNGFEASGRTAEQQELWTHIQRLLALRQERRDLRGPATQNLVVSDQLYVYRRGNTVVAINNDTAAVLARIPIGMLGADLLGGCGAPAGSGLAVEVRIPARTGCLLPVTSVAVPGPSLGVTGRRVVIPTFESKHVEGRQVEIWLPPGYVRGDTTRYPVLYMHDGQNVFDPATSYGGVDWGVDETMTRLIAERRIRPAIVVAAWNTPKRAQEFMAEKAIPPGADSVSAGAGRYRFGGPFLADEYLRFLVEELKPYIDRTYRTRPGRADTYVMGSSMGGIISLYAAAEYPQVFGGVGAVSTHFPVGDGSVIDYLARTMPAPASHRIWMDRGTATLDATYPAFQARADSVFRAAGYREGPGFSTKVYDGAAHDERSWRVRLNEILTFLLGRDG, from the coding sequence GTGACGACGCACCGGACGCTCCGCGCCGCGTTCGCGGCGCTCGCACTCGCCCTGTCATCGGCAGGGATCACGGGGCCGCTCGCCGCACAGGCGGGCGGCCCCGCGCCCGTCGTCGAGAAGGTCGACCCGCCCAGCTGGTGGGTCCCGAGCACCGTGAACCCGGTGCGCGTGATGATCCGCGGCAAGCACCTCGCCGGCGCCACGCTCGCCTGTGGGCGGCTCACCTGCACGAACCTGAAGGTCAACGCCGCCGGCACCTACGTCTTCGCCGACGTCCGCATCCCTGGCACCGCGTCACCGGGCAAGTATCCGCTCACGCTCCGCACCGCCGCCGGCACCGCCGACGCGAGCTTCGAGATCACCGCCCCGCTCCCGCGCCGCGGCCGCTTCCAGGGCTTCGGCAGCGACGACGTGTTCTATCTCGTGATGCCCGACCGGTTCGCGAACGGCGATCCGTCCAACGACGATCCCGCCCGCTCGGCGGGGATGCACGACCGCCGGCAGCCGAAGTACTACCATGGCGGCGACCTGCGCGGCATCCGTCAGCGGCTCCCCTATCTCAAGTCGCTCGGCATCACCGCGCTCTGGCTCAACCCGGTCTACGACAACATCGACCGCATCAGTCGCATCGAGACGCCCGCCGGGCAGGCCGACTACCACGGCTACGGCGCGGTGGACTTCTACGGCGTCGAGGAGCACGTCGGCGACCTCGCCGAGTATCGCGCGCTCGTGGACGACGCGCACGCGCTCGGCATCAAGGTGGTCGCCGACATGGTCGCCAATCACACGGGGCCGTACCACCCGTGGGCGCAGGACCCGCCGACGCCGACGTGGCTGCACGGGACGCCCGAGAACCATCCGAACAACACCTGGCAGACCTGGAGCATCGCCGACCCGTACGCCTCGCCCGAGGTGACGCGCGAGACCATGGACGGCTGGTTCGTCAACATCCTCCCCGACCTGAACCAGGACGACCCCGAGGTCGCGCGCTACATCACGCAGAACACGCTGTGGTGGGTGGCGATGACGGGGATGGACGGGATCCGGCAGGACACCTGGCCGTACGTCCCGCGCCGCTTCTGGAGGCCGTGGATGGCGGCGATCAAGCGTGAGTTCCCGGCACTGCGCGTCGTGGGCGAGGTGTACGACGGCGATCCGGCGATCCTCGCGTTCCACCAGGGCGGCGTGACGCAGTGGGACGGGATCGACGCCGGCGTCGACGCCCTCTTCGACTTCCCGCTCTTCTATCCCATCCGGGGCGCCTTCGCCGAGGGCCGCTCGGTGCGCGGCCTCGCCGAGACGCTGGCGAAGGACCGGCTCTACAAGGATCCGTCCTCGCTCGTGACCTTCCTCGGCCTCCACGACGTGAGCCGCTTCATGGGCGAGCGCGGGGCGACGATCGCCGGGCTCAAGCTCGCCTACACCTTCCTGCTCACCACGCGCGGCGCGCCGCTGCTCTACTACGGCGACGAGATCGCCCTCGAGGGCGGGAACGATCCGGAGAACCGCCGCGACTTCCCCGGCGGCTGGCGGGAGGACGCGCGCAACGGCTTCGAGGCCAGCGGGCGCACGGCGGAGCAGCAGGAGCTCTGGACGCATATCCAGCGCCTCCTCGCGTTGCGTCAGGAGCGGCGCGACCTGCGGGGTCCCGCCACGCAGAACCTCGTCGTCAGCGACCAGCTGTACGTCTATCGGCGCGGCAACACCGTCGTCGCGATCAACAACGACACCGCCGCGGTGCTCGCACGCATCCCCATCGGCATGCTCGGTGCCGACCTGCTCGGCGGCTGCGGCGCCCCCGCCGGGTCGGGGCTCGCGGTGGAGGTGCGCATCCCCGCGCGCACGGGCTGCCTCCTCCCGGTGACATCGGTCGCGGTGCCGGGCCCATCGTTGGGGGTCACGGGGCGACGCGTCGTGATCCCGACGTTCGAGTCGAAGCACGTGGAGGGGCGCCAGGTCGAGATCTGGCTCCCGCCCGGCTACGTCCGCGGTGACACGACGCGGTACCCGGTGCTCTACATGCACGACGGGCAGAACGTCTTCGACCCGGCGACGAGCTACGGCGGCGTCGATTGGGGCGTGGACGAGACGATGACGCGCCTCATCGCCGAGCGCCGGATCCGCCCGGCGATCGTCGTCGCGGCCTGGAACACGCCGAAGCGCGCGCAGGAGTTCATGGCGGAGAAGGCCATCCCGCCGGGCGCCGACAGCGTGTCAGCCGGAGCCGGCCGCTATCGCTTCGGTGGTCCTTTCCTGGCCGACGAATACCTGCGCTTCCTGGTGGAGGAGCTCAAGCCCTACATCGACCGCACCTACCGCACGCGCCCGGGCCGCGCCGACACCTACGTGATGGGCTCATCCATGGGCGGCATCATCTCGCTCTACGCGGCGGCCGAGTATCCGCAGGTGTTCGGGGGGGTCGGGGCGGTGAGCACGCACTTCCCCGTCGGCGACGGGAGCGTGATCGACTATCTCGCGCGCACGATGCCGGCGCCGGCGTCGCACCGGATCTGGATGGATCGCGGTACCGCGACGCTCGACGCGACGTATCCGGCGTTCCAGGCGCGGGCGGACTCGGTGTTCCGGGCGGCGGGGTATCGCGAAGGGCCGGGCTTCTCGACGAAGGTCTACGATGGCGCGGCCCACGACGAGCGGTCGTGGCGGGTGCGGTTGAATGAGATCCTGACGTTCCTGCTGGGGAGAGACGGATGA
- a CDS encoding MFS transporter, with translation MSFGFLGIQFGWGLQMANMSAIYEYLGAKPDEIPMLWLAAPLTGLLVQPIIGHISDNTWHPRLGRRRPFFLIGAVLSSLALIAMPNSSSLWMAAGLLWILDASINISMEPFRAFVADLLPQQERTRGFAMQSFFIGAGAVIASALPWMMTNWFGVTGASAGGIPVTVKLSFYVGAAAFFGAVLYTILTTPEKPPVDMAAFAAKKKAGAGIGNVAKEIIDAITHMPETMRQLALVQVFTWLGLFCMWLYFGTAVATGVFGAADASDPRYQQGIEWAGLCFGAYSLVTFFFAHFLPPIAKRTGRKGTHALCLLAGAAGLISVRFIHDPNMLMLSMLGVGIAWASTLSMPYSILAGAIPEGKTGIYMGIFNFFIVIPEIVAALGFGWVMSNLLDNDRMAAVTAGGVCMIIAALLVTRVTDKGEAAA, from the coding sequence ATGAGCTTCGGCTTCCTGGGCATCCAGTTCGGCTGGGGGCTCCAGATGGCGAACATGAGCGCGATCTACGAGTACCTCGGGGCCAAGCCGGACGAGATCCCGATGCTCTGGCTCGCGGCGCCGCTCACCGGGCTGCTCGTGCAGCCGATCATCGGGCACATCAGCGACAACACCTGGCACCCGCGGCTCGGGCGCCGGCGGCCGTTCTTCCTCATCGGCGCCGTGCTCAGCTCGCTCGCGCTCATCGCGATGCCCAACTCGAGCTCGCTCTGGATGGCCGCCGGCCTCCTCTGGATCCTCGACGCGAGCATCAACATCTCCATGGAACCGTTCCGCGCCTTCGTCGCCGACCTGCTGCCGCAGCAGGAGCGCACGCGCGGCTTCGCCATGCAGTCGTTCTTCATCGGCGCGGGCGCGGTGATCGCCTCGGCGCTGCCCTGGATGATGACCAACTGGTTCGGCGTCACGGGTGCGAGCGCTGGCGGCATCCCCGTGACGGTGAAGCTGTCGTTCTACGTCGGCGCGGCGGCGTTCTTCGGGGCGGTGCTCTACACCATCCTCACGACCCCCGAGAAGCCGCCGGTGGACATGGCCGCGTTCGCGGCGAAGAAGAAGGCCGGCGCCGGCATCGGCAACGTCGCGAAGGAGATCATCGACGCGATCACGCACATGCCGGAGACGATGCGGCAGCTCGCCCTCGTGCAGGTCTTCACCTGGCTCGGGCTCTTCTGCATGTGGCTCTACTTCGGCACCGCGGTCGCGACCGGGGTCTTCGGCGCCGCGGACGCGAGTGACCCGCGCTACCAGCAGGGGATCGAGTGGGCCGGCCTCTGCTTCGGCGCGTACTCGCTCGTCACGTTCTTCTTCGCACACTTCCTCCCGCCCATCGCCAAGCGCACCGGCCGGAAGGGCACCCACGCGCTCTGCCTCCTCGCCGGCGCGGCGGGCCTCATCTCGGTGCGCTTCATCCACGACCCGAACATGCTGATGCTCTCCATGCTCGGCGTCGGCATCGCGTGGGCGAGCACCCTGTCGATGCCCTACTCGATCCTCGCCGGCGCGATCCCCGAGGGCAAGACGGGCATCTACATGGGCATCTTCAACTTCTTCATCGTCATCCCCGAGATCGTCGCCGCGCTCGGCTTCGGCTGGGTGATGAGCAACCTGCTCGACAATGACCGCATGGCCGCGGTGACCGCCGGCGGCGTCTGCATGATCATCGCCGCGCTGCTCGTCACCCGCGTCACCGACAAGGGGGAGGCGGCGGCGTGA
- the glgX gene encoding glycogen debranching protein GlgX, with amino-acid sequence MARVLPGSPAPLGMTLTERGAECAVHSQYATRIEVCLFDDAGEREVARIPLLDRVGSVFHGTIDGVTSGTRYGLRAHGPWAPNEGHRFNPTKLLVDPYARALDRPFTLHASLRGQLPDGTRDESDSAAHVPKAIVLPARDAWLRGYETARGRRATAGRRPSHAWSDSVIYEMHLRGFTRQHPDVPAHLRGTAAGLAHPAAIEHLVRLGVTAVELLPVAAAIDEGHLAKAGLVNYWGYNTIGWMVPDARLVPDGIGELRECVTALHEAGIEVLLDVVLNHSGEGDAFGPTLSLRGLDNATYYRLVDGDAARYVNDTGTGNTLALDRAPVTQLMLDTLRHWAEWTGVDGFRYDLAATLGRRDRGFDPHAPLLDAITDDPMLRALKHIAEPWDIGPGGYRLGEFPSSWGEWNDRYRDRVRHFWRGDGEYVGDLATRLSASPDLFAGRRRPPSRSVNFVTAHDGFTLRDLVSYERKHNEANGEGNRDGTNANHSWNHGVEGPTDDPAVRTARARDVRALLATLLLSRGTPMLTMGDELGHTQGGNNNAYAQDNATTWLDWDGADRDLAAFTARLIALRKAQPALREDRWLTGTPRSAGEPDDVRWLHPDGHEMSYEDWSSGRVRTLIADLAGPDGSRLLLALHGGAHDVPMRLPAPRPGRQWHQLLDTARTHDDQPDGVAPHEMALTLHARSVALLLEEPTAETADTPMAFPRTAGVLLHPTSIPGPCGIGDLGPDAHRFVDVMAASGIKLWQVLPIGPTGYGDSPYQCFSAFAGNPMLVHVPGCEGDFPAHQVDWGAVIPRKRAALRAATDAFKPDDAYRLFTSEQAWWLEDYALFMALKEAHGGVQWTQWDQGARRRDPAALESWRTRLAVEIEHHRRVQHLFFQQWGALRARCAAAGIRIMGDLPIYVAHDSADVWAEPKYFKLDDRGRPLAQAGVPPDYFSATGQLWGNPIYDWDAMRADGFAWWIRRMRAMFAHFDVVRIDHFRGFEAFWEVPGQDTTAVNGRWVKAPGDELFTAITRALGPLPIVAENLGLITPEVEALRAKFGYPGMSILQFAFGSDGSANDFQPHTYPRSRVVYTGTHDNDTTVGWWHSTPGGGSTRTQADIDAEQAFARRYLGTDGSEIHWVLIRAVLASVADTALIPMQDLLGLGSEARMNLPGRQGGNWGFRFTWDQLTPDIPRRLRELVDLYQR; translated from the coding sequence ATGGCCCGCGTCCTCCCCGGGAGCCCAGCGCCGCTGGGGATGACGCTGACGGAACGCGGGGCGGAGTGCGCGGTCCACTCGCAGTACGCGACGCGCATCGAGGTCTGCCTCTTCGACGACGCCGGGGAACGCGAGGTCGCGCGCATCCCCCTCCTCGACCGCGTCGGCTCGGTCTTCCATGGAACGATCGACGGCGTCACCTCGGGCACGCGCTACGGCCTGCGCGCGCACGGGCCCTGGGCGCCCAACGAGGGACACCGGTTCAATCCGACGAAGCTGCTCGTCGATCCCTACGCGCGCGCCCTCGACCGGCCGTTCACGCTCCATGCCTCACTGCGCGGGCAGCTCCCCGACGGCACCCGCGACGAATCGGACAGCGCGGCGCACGTGCCCAAGGCGATCGTGCTCCCCGCCCGGGACGCCTGGCTGCGCGGGTACGAGACGGCGCGCGGCCGACGCGCGACCGCAGGACGCCGCCCGTCCCACGCGTGGAGCGACTCGGTCATCTATGAGATGCACCTGCGCGGCTTCACCCGGCAGCATCCCGACGTGCCGGCGCATCTCCGCGGTACGGCCGCCGGACTCGCGCACCCCGCCGCGATCGAGCACCTCGTCAGGCTCGGCGTCACGGCGGTGGAGCTGCTCCCCGTGGCGGCCGCGATCGACGAGGGGCATCTCGCCAAGGCGGGGCTCGTCAACTACTGGGGCTACAACACGATCGGCTGGATGGTGCCCGATGCGCGCCTCGTCCCCGACGGCATCGGCGAGCTCCGCGAGTGCGTGACGGCGCTGCACGAGGCGGGGATCGAGGTCCTGCTGGACGTGGTCCTCAACCACAGCGGCGAGGGCGATGCCTTCGGTCCCACGCTCTCGCTGCGCGGCCTCGACAACGCGACCTACTATCGGCTCGTCGACGGTGATGCCGCACGCTACGTGAACGACACCGGCACCGGGAACACGCTCGCCCTCGACCGCGCCCCGGTCACGCAATTGATGCTCGACACGCTGCGGCACTGGGCGGAGTGGACCGGCGTCGACGGCTTCCGCTACGACCTCGCCGCGACCCTCGGACGCCGTGACCGCGGCTTCGACCCGCACGCACCGCTGCTCGACGCCATCACCGACGACCCGATGCTCCGGGCGCTGAAGCACATCGCCGAGCCGTGGGACATCGGCCCCGGGGGCTACCGCCTCGGGGAGTTCCCGTCCTCCTGGGGCGAATGGAACGACCGCTATCGGGACCGCGTCCGGCACTTCTGGCGTGGCGACGGCGAGTACGTCGGCGACCTCGCGACGCGCCTCTCCGCCTCGCCGGACCTCTTCGCCGGCCGGCGACGTCCCCCCTCGCGGTCGGTGAACTTCGTCACGGCCCACGACGGGTTCACGCTGCGCGACCTCGTGAGCTACGAGCGGAAGCACAACGAGGCCAACGGCGAGGGTAACCGCGACGGCACCAACGCGAACCACTCGTGGAACCACGGTGTCGAGGGACCGACGGACGATCCCGCGGTGCGCACCGCGCGCGCGCGCGACGTGCGCGCCCTGCTCGCGACGCTCCTCCTCTCGCGCGGCACGCCCATGCTCACCATGGGCGACGAGCTCGGGCACACGCAGGGCGGCAACAACAACGCGTACGCGCAGGACAACGCCACGACCTGGCTCGACTGGGATGGCGCCGACCGGGACCTCGCCGCCTTCACGGCGCGCCTCATCGCGCTCCGCAAGGCACAGCCGGCATTGCGCGAGGATCGCTGGCTCACCGGCACGCCGCGCAGCGCCGGCGAACCCGACGACGTGCGCTGGCTGCATCCTGACGGCCACGAGATGTCGTACGAGGACTGGTCGTCCGGACGCGTACGGACGCTCATCGCCGACCTCGCCGGCCCCGACGGATCGCGCCTGCTGCTCGCGCTGCACGGCGGCGCGCATGACGTCCCGATGCGACTCCCGGCGCCACGGCCCGGACGACAGTGGCATCAGCTGCTCGATACCGCGCGGACGCACGACGACCAGCCCGACGGCGTCGCCCCGCACGAGATGGCCCTCACCCTCCATGCCCGTTCCGTCGCGCTGCTCCTCGAGGAGCCGACGGCGGAGACGGCAGACACTCCCATGGCCTTCCCCCGCACCGCGGGCGTCCTGCTCCATCCGACGTCCATTCCTGGTCCCTGCGGCATCGGCGACCTCGGCCCCGATGCCCATCGCTTCGTCGACGTGATGGCCGCCAGCGGCATCAAGCTCTGGCAGGTCCTCCCCATCGGGCCCACCGGGTACGGCGATTCCCCGTACCAGTGCTTCTCCGCCTTCGCCGGCAACCCGATGCTCGTGCACGTCCCGGGGTGCGAGGGGGACTTCCCCGCGCACCAGGTGGACTGGGGGGCGGTGATCCCGCGCAAGCGCGCCGCGCTCCGCGCCGCGACCGACGCCTTCAAGCCGGACGACGCGTATCGCCTCTTCACGAGCGAGCAGGCGTGGTGGCTCGAGGACTACGCGCTCTTCATGGCGCTCAAGGAGGCGCACGGCGGCGTCCAGTGGACGCAGTGGGACCAGGGCGCCCGCCGGCGCGACCCGGCGGCGCTCGAGAGCTGGCGCACCCGGCTTGCCGTGGAGATCGAGCATCATCGCCGCGTGCAGCACCTCTTCTTCCAGCAGTGGGGCGCCCTGCGCGCGCGCTGTGCCGCGGCGGGCATCCGCATCATGGGCGACCTGCCCATCTACGTCGCGCACGACTCCGCCGACGTCTGGGCCGAGCCGAAGTACTTCAAGCTCGACGACCGCGGCCGGCCGCTCGCGCAGGCCGGCGTGCCGCCCGACTACTTCAGCGCCACCGGCCAGCTCTGGGGCAACCCCATCTACGACTGGGACGCGATGCGCGCCGACGGCTTCGCTTGGTGGATCCGGCGCATGCGCGCGATGTTCGCGCACTTCGACGTCGTGCGCATCGACCACTTCCGCGGCTTCGAGGCCTTCTGGGAGGTGCCGGGCCAGGACACCACCGCGGTGAACGGCCGCTGGGTGAAGGCGCCGGGCGACGAGCTGTTCACGGCGATCACGCGGGCGCTCGGTCCCCTGCCCATCGTCGCCGAGAACCTCGGATTGATCACGCCGGAGGTCGAGGCGCTGCGCGCGAAGTTCGGCTACCCGGGGATGAGCATCCTCCAGTTCGCCTTCGGGTCGGACGGGAGCGCGAACGACTTCCAGCCGCACACGTATCCGCGCAGCCGCGTGGTGTACACGGGCACGCACGACAACGACACGACCGTCGGCTGGTGGCACTCCACACCGGGCGGCGGCTCGACCCGCACGCAGGCCGACATCGACGCCGAGCAGGCGTTCGCGCGTCGGTACCTCGGCACTGACGGGTCGGAGATCCATTGGGTGCTCATCCGCGCCGTGCTCGCGTCGGTCGCGGACACCGCGCTCATCCCCATGCAGGACCTGCTCGGCCTCGGCTCCGAGGCACGCATGAACCTCCCCGGTCGACAGGGTGGCAACTGGGGATTCCGCTTCACGTGGGACCAGCTCACGCCGGACATCCCCCGCCGGCTGCGCGAGCTGGTGGACCTCTATCAACGCTAG